The DNA window AGATAGGCCTCGAAGGCCTTCAGCGTCGTCTCGGAGACGTAATGCTCGATGCCCTCGGCATCCATTTCGGCCGCCTCGGGCGGTACGCCGACGGCGATCAGCAGGCGAACCACCAGGCGGTGGCGGGCCTTCACCTCGCGGGCCATGGCGGCGCCGGTGTCGGTGAGGAAAACGCCGCGATAAGGCCGCGAAATGACCAGACCTTCGCGCTTCAGCCGCAGCACTGCCTTGTTGGCGGTGGGGTGGGTGACGCCCAGCCGGCGGGCGATGTCGGTGATGCGCGCCTCGCCGAACTCCTCGGTGAGGTCGGCGATCAGCTCGGTATAGTCCTCGAAGAGGGCCGTTGAGCGGATGGCGCGGGCGTTGGTGAAGCGGTCGGCGTCGGTCGCCTCCGGCGGGATGCCGTCGTCGGGCTCGGGCGGCAGATCATCCCTCGACATGGGTCCAGTCCTTCACGGTCCTTTGGGCGGCAGCAAGGGGCCGACGCGCTGCTTTGATGGCGCGGCACACTATGCAGCCCAGGCTAAGATTTGCAATCGTCCATCAGGATTGGCGGGTTTCGGCGGAACCGATGACGGTCACGCGGATTTAATTGCAAGTTAGTCGCAATAAGCTTGACGGAAATGTAGCCTATGCTATATTTCCAAGCATAGGAAACCTCCTGGTGATCCCGATGTCCGCAGTCTCCCAGTCCGCCGTCAGCGTAACCCCCTCCGGAATGACCGGTCGCACGTCGATCGCCATCTCGGAAGCGCTGGCGGGCCGGCTCAAGGGACCACGGGCGATGCTGGCCTTCGTCGGCCCGGCGGTGATCGCCTCGATCGCCTACATGGACCCCGGCAACTACGCCACTAACATCGGTGCCGGCGCTGGCTATGGCTACGCGCTGATCTGGGTGGTGGTGATGGCCAATCTCGTGGCCATGCTGTTCCAGGCGCTGTCGGCCAAGCTCGGCATCGTCACCGGCCGCAACCTCGCCGAAATGAGCCGCGATCATTTTCCCTTCCCGGTGGTGATCGTCATGTGGATCATCTCCGAGATCGCCGCCATGGCCACCGACCTCGCCGAGTTCCTTGGCGGAGCGATCGGCTTGTCGCTGCTGTTCGGTACCTCGCTGTTCACCGGCATGGTCATTACCGCTCTGGTCACCTACGGCCTGCTGATGTTCGACCGCGGTGGCTTCAGGCCGATGGAGCTGATCATCGGTGGTCTCGTCGGCGTGATTGGCGTCAGCTATCTGATCGAGATGCTGATCGCTCCGATCGACTGGATGGCCGCCGCCACCGGCGCCGTGACCCCGGTATTGCCGGACGCTGGCGCGCTGACCTTGGCCGTCGGCATCATCGGTGCCACCGTCATGCCGCACGCCGTCTACCTGCACTCCGGCCTCACCCAGCATCGGGCGAAGGTGCGCAACGAGGGCGAGCGCCGCAAGGTGCTGAAGTTCTCCAACATCGAAGTGGTGGCCGCGCTGGCCGTTGCCGGCCTCGTCAATATCGCCATGGTCATGATGGCCGCCTCGGCCTTCCACGCCGGCCATAGCGACGTCGCCGAGATCGAGACCGCCTATCACACCCTGACCCCGCTGCTCGGCGCCGCTGCCGCCGGTGTGTTCCTGGTGTCGCTGATCGCCTCCGGCATCTCCTCGTCGGTGGTCGGCACCATGGCCGGTCAGATGATCATGCAGGGCTTCGTTCGCTTCGAGATCCCGGTTTTCCTCCGCCGTCTCATCACCATGGTGCCGGCGTTCGCAGTGGTCGCCGCCGGCGTCAACGCCACCGACGCGCTGGTCATCAGCCAGGTGGTGCTGTCGTTGGCGCTGCCGGTGCCGATGATCGCCCTTGTGCTGCTCACCCGCCGCGCCGATATCATGGGCGCCTACGCCAATGGCCGCCTGACCGACGCGCTCGCCATCGCCGCCACCGTCGCGGTGCTGTCGCTCAATGCCGTGCTGGTGTATGGCGCCTTGGGGCTGAAAATCCCCGGCCTTTCCGGCTGAAAGGGGCCTGAAGGCCTCATTGCAACGACTCTTTCGGCTAGCTCCGCGAATCGTGATTGCTGCCTTCTTACCCTGTGAACGAGAAATAAGCAGATTAGGACAGTTGCCAAGAGTGGCGATTGTCGTCATTCCTGTCGTATAAGTCATGCGACAAGCCCTGCGAGTTCCGCGTTTCCCATGAGCATGCCAAACCGCCTCATACCGAACCAGCCGGTTCCCCCGCTACGGGTGAAGACCGTCGGTGGTCCTTGCTGGCGGCTGTGCGACCAGAAGCCGCAGCACTTCACGCTTGTCCTGTTCTACAGCGGCCTGCAGTGTCCTTTCTGCAAGGCGCAGCTCCAGGAGTACGAGGCGCGTTACGAAGAGTTCCGCAAACTCGGCGTTCGTGTTCT is part of the Pleomorphomonas sp. PLEO genome and encodes:
- the mntR gene encoding manganese-binding transcriptional regulator MntR; amino-acid sequence: MSRDDLPPEPDDGIPPEATDADRFTNARAIRSTALFEDYTELIADLTEEFGEARITDIARRLGVTHPTANKAVLRLKREGLVISRPYRGVFLTDTGAAMAREVKARHRLVVRLLIAVGVPPEAAEMDAEGIEHYVSETTLKAFEAYLDSRQ
- a CDS encoding Nramp family divalent metal transporter — encoded protein: MSAVSQSAVSVTPSGMTGRTSIAISEALAGRLKGPRAMLAFVGPAVIASIAYMDPGNYATNIGAGAGYGYALIWVVVMANLVAMLFQALSAKLGIVTGRNLAEMSRDHFPFPVVIVMWIISEIAAMATDLAEFLGGAIGLSLLFGTSLFTGMVITALVTYGLLMFDRGGFRPMELIIGGLVGVIGVSYLIEMLIAPIDWMAAATGAVTPVLPDAGALTLAVGIIGATVMPHAVYLHSGLTQHRAKVRNEGERRKVLKFSNIEVVAALAVAGLVNIAMVMMAASAFHAGHSDVAEIETAYHTLTPLLGAAAAGVFLVSLIASGISSSVVGTMAGQMIMQGFVRFEIPVFLRRLITMVPAFAVVAAGVNATDALVISQVVLSLALPVPMIALVLLTRRADIMGAYANGRLTDALAIAATVAVLSLNAVLVYGALGLKIPGLSG